Proteins encoded by one window of uncultured Draconibacterium sp.:
- a CDS encoding PepSY-associated TM helix domain-containing protein: MEGKKKKTLQKIMRSLHRDIGFLMIGMTLIYAISGIVLVYRDTDFLKSEKTITRQLEPNLENEQIGMMLHLRFFKVEKTEGDIVYFGNGTYNKSTGEAVYSSVSLPNFLNKINGLHKASSQSKTHWFTTIFGVLMLFLAFSSFWMFKAKTKHFKRGMVISSLGLVVAVVMLVL; this comes from the coding sequence ATGGAAGGAAAGAAGAAAAAAACGTTGCAGAAAATCATGCGCTCATTGCATCGCGATATTGGATTTTTAATGATTGGTATGACGCTTATTTATGCCATTAGCGGAATTGTTTTGGTGTACCGCGACACCGATTTTTTGAAAAGTGAAAAAACAATAACCAGGCAACTGGAGCCAAACCTCGAAAACGAGCAAATAGGAATGATGTTGCACCTGCGCTTTTTTAAAGTGGAAAAAACAGAGGGCGATATCGTGTATTTTGGAAACGGTACTTATAACAAATCAACCGGCGAGGCAGTATATTCATCAGTAAGTCTGCCAAATTTTCTAAATAAAATAAACGGATTACACAAAGCATCGAGCCAAAGTAAAACACACTGGTTTACTACTATTTTTGGTGTGTTAATGTTGTTTTTGGCGTTCTCGTCGTTTTGGATGTTTAAGGCCAAAACCAAACATTTTAAGCGCGGCATGGTAATTTCATCGTTGGGATTAGTGGTTGCCGTGGTGATGTTGGTGTTGTAG
- a CDS encoding DUF6261 family protein, with the protein MKKILFSYFTLAALTALVQKIVNLLSAQLPEHQMVQTILTRFQPQLQTALQAIGSSTKTSLTAVVKSADTRRDNTFLSLRDHIKAGLRRQNDSYRLACEVLWPEFEKNDLNLYYLARDTETAAINSLLADLRKPENAPYLVTTNITDWITELDNDNQAYVAAATQRSAARSADDTVHDAEAFKDLKTSLELLENILNTMLAMNDPRGIDTVVNEISQYIAEANAAAKQSQSNNDNEEDNNDDIA; encoded by the coding sequence ATGAAAAAAATTCTTTTCTCCTATTTCACATTGGCAGCATTGACTGCTTTGGTTCAAAAAATCGTTAATCTTTTAAGTGCACAACTTCCCGAACACCAAATGGTTCAAACCATATTAACACGTTTTCAGCCCCAGTTGCAAACCGCCCTTCAGGCCATTGGAAGCTCCACCAAAACATCATTAACCGCTGTTGTAAAATCAGCCGATACGCGCCGCGACAATACATTTCTTTCGCTGCGCGACCACATAAAAGCGGGATTACGTCGGCAAAACGACAGCTACCGTCTGGCATGCGAGGTTTTGTGGCCGGAGTTTGAGAAGAATGACCTAAACTTATATTATTTGGCACGCGATACCGAAACCGCTGCCATTAACAGTTTGCTGGCCGACCTGCGAAAACCAGAAAACGCCCCGTACCTGGTAACCACCAACATTACCGATTGGATAACCGAATTGGATAACGACAACCAGGCCTACGTTGCCGCAGCCACTCAACGCAGTGCTGCCCGCTCGGCCGACGATACCGTGCACGATGCCGAGGCATTTAAAGACCTGAAAACATCGCTCGAACTTTTAGAGAATATCCTGAATACCATGCTGGCCATGAACGACCCAAGAGGTATAGATACCGTTGTTAACGAAATATCGCAATACATAGCCGAAGCCAACGCAGCGGCTAAACAAAGCCAAAGCAATAACGATAACGAAGAAGATAATAACGACGATATAGCATAA
- a CDS encoding PKD domain-containing protein: MKNPIKLRRIDLAVLFVLLSGLFLLPACDDEDELVGEPTACFEYTIVDSNNGTIQFYNCSENASSYLWDFGGGQTSTKKQPNHVFSGESPFYVTLIAYNDYETDTISQLVYTNQMVVYKPNIYIYPEEELDMCLTISFPLGGEITQSIPEYGKQWCVRVDTDGKINDQYNFLFYESRQPDIFQYEKGWCVEQSELTTFFETNLAAWNFSSAEIADFLEYWIPLLNENDYYLVYPQTNEIIDRAIAFDFSVSPDNINRLFYGFEGRDEFIVLEESEVAPFERNGFTVMEWGGFWK, from the coding sequence ATGAAAAACCCGATAAAACTCAGAAGAATTGATTTAGCTGTATTATTTGTTTTGCTATCAGGATTGTTTTTGCTTCCGGCATGCGACGATGAGGACGAACTTGTTGGAGAACCAACAGCTTGTTTCGAATATACTATCGTAGACAGTAATAATGGCACGATTCAGTTTTATAACTGTTCGGAGAACGCCAGCAGCTATTTATGGGATTTTGGCGGAGGGCAAACGTCAACAAAAAAACAACCCAATCATGTGTTTAGCGGCGAATCTCCATTTTATGTTACGCTGATAGCCTACAACGACTACGAAACTGATACAATATCTCAGCTAGTTTATACGAATCAGATGGTAGTTTACAAACCCAACATTTATATATATCCGGAAGAGGAACTGGATATGTGTTTAACTATTTCGTTTCCGCTGGGTGGCGAAATAACACAATCGATACCCGAATACGGAAAACAATGGTGTGTAAGGGTCGATACTGACGGAAAAATAAATGATCAGTACAATTTTCTTTTTTACGAGAGCCGTCAACCTGATATTTTTCAATACGAAAAGGGATGGTGTGTTGAGCAGTCGGAGTTAACAACCTTTTTTGAAACTAACCTGGCAGCCTGGAATTTTTCTTCGGCTGAAATAGCAGATTTCCTGGAATACTGGATACCCTTATTAAACGAAAACGATTATTACCTGGTTTATCCCCAAACAAACGAAATTATTGACCGGGCAATAGCATTTGATTTCTCGGTATCGCCTGATAATATAAACCGCTTGTTTTATGGCTTTGAAGGAAGGGATGAGTTTATCGTGCTCGAAGAATCGGAAGTGGCTCCTTTTGAGCGAAATGGTTTTACAGTAATGGAATGGGGTGGGTTTTGGAAATAA
- a CDS encoding alpha/beta hydrolase-fold protein — protein MKKLTFLTLLILSSTILFSQEIKLGFIDSINSKVLNENRKIMVKLPKGYDETEKSYPVIYRLDGDIDLFSETIGTINRLAYIDELIPEMIVVMIENTDRNRDMMPAKTGFFDTEPGAEKFKKFIDNELVPYIDKSFRTSNERILCGQSLSAIFTLYYFLTNTNSFDSYIVCSGAFLDCEEYFDDLTTDFLEKKELKPTRIFLTHGLKDFLDPNGMNRKQLSDFSQKIKSKANAVCELKVYEDEGHVPFQSLYHGLKFIYTTDD, from the coding sequence ATGAAAAAATTAACTTTTTTAACCTTATTAATTCTTTCATCAACAATCTTATTCAGTCAGGAAATAAAGCTCGGATTTATTGATTCAATAAACTCGAAAGTATTGAATGAGAATAGAAAAATCATGGTTAAACTACCCAAAGGATACGATGAGACTGAAAAATCTTATCCTGTCATTTATCGACTTGACGGAGACATTGACTTATTTTCTGAAACCATCGGGACAATCAATAGGCTGGCTTATATTGATGAGCTAATACCAGAAATGATTGTGGTTATGATTGAAAATACAGATAGGAACAGAGATATGATGCCTGCAAAAACTGGCTTTTTCGATACAGAACCTGGTGCTGAAAAGTTCAAAAAATTCATAGATAATGAGTTGGTTCCCTATATCGACAAATCTTTTCGGACAAGCAATGAAAGAATTCTATGTGGACAATCTTTAAGCGCAATTTTCACATTGTATTATTTCTTGACAAATACGAATTCTTTTGATTCGTATATTGTATGTAGTGGAGCATTTCTTGATTGCGAAGAGTATTTCGACGACTTAACAACTGATTTTTTAGAAAAAAAAGAGTTAAAACCCACAAGAATATTTTTAACACACGGCCTAAAAGATTTTCTGGACCCAAATGGTATGAATAGGAAACAACTGTCAGATTTTAGCCAAAAGATAAAATCCAAAGCTAATGCTGTATGTGAGTTGAAAGTTTATGAAGACGAAGGACATGTTCCTTTTCAAAGTTTATATCATGGATTAAAATTTATTTATACAACGGATGATTGA
- a CDS encoding cysteine hydrolase family protein: protein MKHKKALLVIDMQKGSFTAATPRFDTDGVVKRINELSAICREQNYPVVYIQHDGTGTGEFEKNTTEWENLDALIVKPTDIRIDKYANDVFYRSKLQKYLGELNVKELFITGCATDFCVESTVQSALTKDYTITVVADAHTTGDRPHLPAEKVIEHYNWVWQNMIPTKGSIKVVAFEELKQQLITESEM from the coding sequence ATGAAACACAAAAAAGCACTACTGGTAATCGATATGCAAAAGGGATCGTTTACCGCTGCAACACCTCGTTTTGATACCGATGGAGTAGTTAAGCGGATAAATGAGCTGTCAGCCATTTGCAGGGAACAAAACTACCCGGTGGTTTACATACAACACGACGGAACCGGCACCGGCGAATTTGAAAAAAACACCACGGAGTGGGAAAATCTGGATGCGTTAATTGTTAAGCCAACCGATATCCGAATTGACAAATATGCCAACGATGTTTTCTACCGCTCAAAACTTCAGAAGTACCTGGGGGAGTTGAATGTAAAAGAACTGTTTATAACCGGTTGTGCCACCGATTTTTGTGTGGAGTCAACCGTTCAGTCGGCCCTTACGAAAGACTATACCATTACCGTTGTTGCCGATGCACATACCACCGGCGACCGGCCACACTTGCCTGCCGAAAAAGTTATTGAACATTACAACTGGGTTTGGCAAAATATGATACCAACAAAAGGCAGTATTAAAGTGGTTGCCTTTGAAGAACTGAAACAGCAACTTATTACAGAGTCTGAAATGTAA
- a CDS encoding C-GCAxxG-C-C family protein: protein MKTNTMNKSFDDNTLTNKAAELFWQDYNCAQAVLGAYTDFFQIDKETAFSLSCGLGAGMGRLQGTCGAVSAAYMIFGLANTDAKDNPEKVANTYAMVQQFHKRYTEDKGTTVCKELINCDLNTEEGQNHFKTNNLKKNICEGCIRHSVKLINSMLRENIGK from the coding sequence ATGAAAACAAATACAATGAATAAATCTTTTGACGATAACACGCTCACCAATAAAGCAGCAGAGCTTTTTTGGCAAGATTATAACTGTGCCCAAGCTGTGTTGGGAGCTTACACCGATTTTTTTCAGATTGATAAAGAGACTGCCTTTAGTTTATCGTGCGGACTTGGGGCCGGCATGGGCCGGCTGCAGGGAACTTGTGGTGCAGTATCAGCCGCCTACATGATTTTTGGGTTGGCAAACACAGATGCCAAAGATAATCCGGAAAAAGTAGCAAATACCTATGCAATGGTTCAGCAGTTTCATAAACGTTATACCGAAGACAAGGGAACAACAGTTTGTAAAGAGTTAATCAATTGCGATTTGAACACCGAGGAAGGGCAGAACCATTTCAAAACTAATAACCTGAAAAAGAACATTTGCGAGGGGTGTATCCGCCATTCGGTAAAACTGATAAATTCAATGCTTCGCGAAAATATCGGCAAATGA
- a CDS encoding NAD(P)H-hydrate dehydratase has product MKLFTTKQIAAIDKYTIENESIADIDLMERASLQMTNWIVQQFSTEERLLFFAGPGNNGGDALAMARQLAELDYQCEVYLLDFGKALKGSPAINHKRLEEQGKVKLTKLSSEDDFPPIEDTDVLIDGLFGSGLSRPLEGLPAKVVQKINQLLNIVVAVDIPSGLMGENNAENNLENIIRADYTLTLQFPKISFLFAENESFVGQWEVLPIGLHPDGIAETPSPYALADAEDIATRLPKRAKFDHKGSFGHALLIAGSYGKMGAAVLAAKACLRAGAGLLTAHVPHMGFPIIQTAVPEAMASMDQHDSMFTDFPRLESYAAIGVGPGLGLKKNSCRALCDLFEQAKVPMVIDADALNILAENEAWLEKLPEGSVLTPHPGEFRRLVGETTDSFDAVQQQIAFAKKYNCVVVLKGAHTSVAAPDGTMYWNSTGNPGMGTAGSGDVLTGIILGLLAQGMASFDAALVGVYLHGLAGDIAAKKRSEFALIAGDIIDSLGKAFLKIQSCD; this is encoded by the coding sequence ATGAAACTATTTACTACAAAACAAATAGCAGCAATCGATAAGTACACCATCGAAAATGAATCCATTGCAGATATTGATTTGATGGAGCGTGCCTCGCTGCAAATGACCAATTGGATTGTTCAGCAGTTTTCTACCGAAGAGCGACTGCTGTTTTTTGCCGGTCCCGGAAATAATGGCGGCGATGCTTTGGCAATGGCCCGTCAACTGGCAGAGCTCGACTATCAGTGCGAAGTATATCTGCTCGATTTTGGAAAGGCTTTAAAAGGGTCGCCTGCAATCAACCACAAACGATTGGAGGAGCAGGGAAAAGTCAAGCTGACAAAATTAAGCTCGGAAGACGATTTTCCACCTATTGAAGATACCGACGTACTGATAGATGGTTTATTTGGTTCCGGCTTATCGCGCCCTTTGGAAGGATTGCCGGCAAAGGTGGTACAAAAGATAAATCAACTGCTTAATATAGTAGTGGCGGTTGACATTCCCAGCGGACTGATGGGCGAGAACAATGCCGAAAACAACCTCGAAAATATTATCAGGGCTGATTATACGCTAACGCTGCAATTTCCTAAAATAAGTTTCTTGTTTGCAGAGAATGAGTCTTTTGTGGGACAATGGGAAGTATTGCCGATCGGCTTACATCCTGATGGAATAGCAGAAACACCTTCGCCTTATGCTTTGGCCGATGCAGAAGATATTGCGACGCGTTTGCCAAAGCGTGCTAAATTCGACCATAAAGGAAGCTTTGGTCATGCGCTTTTAATTGCCGGAAGTTACGGGAAAATGGGCGCGGCAGTATTGGCGGCGAAGGCTTGTTTGCGCGCCGGAGCAGGACTGCTAACGGCTCATGTGCCGCATATGGGATTCCCAATCATTCAAACTGCGGTGCCCGAAGCCATGGCCAGTATGGACCAGCATGATTCGATGTTTACCGATTTCCCCAGGCTGGAGTCATACGCTGCCATAGGTGTTGGCCCGGGGCTGGGATTGAAAAAGAATTCGTGTCGGGCATTATGTGATCTGTTCGAGCAGGCAAAAGTGCCCATGGTTATCGATGCCGATGCGCTGAATATTCTTGCAGAGAATGAAGCCTGGCTCGAGAAATTACCCGAAGGTTCGGTGCTTACGCCGCATCCGGGAGAGTTCCGTCGTTTGGTTGGCGAAACTACCGATTCATTCGATGCCGTTCAGCAACAAATAGCTTTTGCAAAAAAATATAATTGTGTGGTGGTATTAAAAGGAGCACATACTTCGGTGGCGGCTCCCGACGGAACGATGTATTGGAACTCAACAGGCAACCCGGGAATGGGAACTGCCGGCAGTGGAGATGTGCTAACCGGAATTATACTTGGGCTGCTGGCGCAAGGAATGGCTTCGTTTGATGCCGCCCTGGTGGGTGTTTATTTGCATGGACTGGCCGGTGATATTGCCGCCAAAAAACGTTCTGAATTTGCTTTAATAGCCGGAGATATTATTGATTCACTGGGAAAAGCATTTCTTAAAATACAGAGTTGTGATTAG
- a CDS encoding HAD family phosphatase, producing MKINGVVFDFNGTLFWDTHLQENSWDCFLEKYGFSLNDEEKKKYIHGINAKDTFEYLFKRELNDTEVFRLTEEKEVIYRQMCLEHGMKLAPGAEKLIGDLKNSGVALAIATASAKNNVEFFIQHFPLLNYFKREHIIYNDGTMRGKPHPDLFNKAIKTIGTKPEETLIFEDSHAGIESALRSGAGEVIIVNSADADYNGFSCEQITDFNQVNRARFIGGS from the coding sequence ATGAAAATAAATGGAGTAGTTTTCGATTTTAACGGAACATTGTTTTGGGACACGCATTTGCAGGAAAACTCATGGGATTGTTTTCTTGAAAAATATGGATTTAGTTTGAACGATGAGGAGAAGAAAAAGTACATTCACGGGATTAATGCTAAAGACACGTTTGAATACCTTTTTAAACGGGAACTCAACGATACCGAGGTTTTCCGCCTGACGGAAGAAAAGGAAGTGATTTACCGCCAAATGTGTTTGGAGCATGGTATGAAACTGGCTCCCGGTGCCGAAAAATTGATCGGTGATTTGAAAAACTCGGGAGTGGCTTTGGCAATTGCAACGGCTTCGGCAAAAAATAACGTGGAATTTTTTATTCAGCATTTTCCATTGTTAAACTACTTTAAGCGCGAACATATTATCTACAACGATGGCACCATGAGGGGCAAACCGCATCCCGACCTGTTTAACAAGGCCATTAAAACCATTGGCACAAAACCGGAAGAAACACTGATCTTTGAAGACTCTCATGCAGGAATTGAATCGGCATTGCGTTCCGGGGCAGGGGAGGTAATTATTGTAAATTCGGCCGATGCCGATTATAACGGTTTTTCCTGCGAACAGATTACTGATTTTAACCAGGTAAACAGAGCTCGTTTTATTGGTGGCAGTTAA
- a CDS encoding serine protease: MKRYLILTIFLFTSGYLFSQYSIDKNKIIESAMYLEFRVNNNLHFGTGFIIRDSTETGDFLYLITAKHVLGEYSKPGVFKLKDSTLYITYTGNIYSEVANEVSINVQNMLNNNLIRFSADRDIAVIFMGKIIDKRIRYPLAANLKELKVSKDNPWIMIGSNFITNLEQTRLGTDAFIFGYPKTIGLQKNPQYDYDKPLLRRGVIAGIYKEKKTIIVDCPSYGGNSGGPVYEIDTNDNRIKLVGVVSQWIPIVSEYGVNNSDYLVAVSAEIINEVINTFK; this comes from the coding sequence ATGAAAAGATACTTGATACTTACTATTTTTCTATTTACAAGCGGATACCTATTCAGTCAGTACTCTATTGACAAGAATAAAATTATAGAGAGTGCAATGTATTTGGAATTCAGAGTCAATAATAATTTACATTTTGGCACCGGGTTTATCATTCGCGATAGCACTGAAACTGGAGATTTTCTATACCTAATAACTGCAAAACACGTTCTTGGAGAATACAGCAAACCTGGAGTATTTAAGCTTAAAGACAGCACGCTATATATTACATATACAGGAAATATTTATTCTGAGGTAGCCAATGAGGTGTCAATCAATGTTCAAAACATGCTGAATAATAACCTCATAAGATTTTCGGCAGACAGGGATATTGCTGTTATATTCATGGGGAAAATTATCGATAAAAGGATAAGATATCCACTTGCTGCAAATCTAAAAGAGCTAAAAGTATCAAAAGACAATCCATGGATTATGATTGGAAGTAATTTTATAACTAATCTTGAGCAAACCAGACTTGGTACGGATGCTTTCATTTTTGGTTATCCAAAAACTATAGGACTTCAAAAAAATCCACAATATGATTACGATAAACCCTTATTAAGGAGAGGGGTAATTGCCGGTATTTACAAAGAAAAAAAGACAATTATAGTAGATTGTCCTTCCTATGGCGGAAATAGTGGAGGTCCAGTTTATGAGATTGACACCAATGACAATAGAATAAAATTAGTCGGAGTTGTCTCGCAGTGGATTCCTATCGTGTCAGAATATGGAGTTAATAACTCGGACTATTTAGTGGCTGTTTCTGCAGAAATAATTAATGAGGTTATAAATACATTTAAATGA
- a CDS encoding ACT domain-containing protein, with amino-acid sequence MAANNDLKELINGMTPVLNAGEYVFLSLNNLNEIGRELTVCEFKEKEGVTVVVEKDIAEGLGYSYDFIASWITLTIHSPLEAVGLTAAFSTALAKNNISCNVFAAYYHDHVFVAAKDSEKAIRVLEQLAEGYR; translated from the coding sequence GTGGCAGCAAACAACGATTTAAAGGAGTTGATAAATGGAATGACACCAGTACTAAACGCTGGTGAATATGTATTTCTGTCGCTGAATAATTTGAATGAAATTGGCAGGGAACTCACCGTCTGCGAATTCAAAGAAAAAGAAGGAGTTACAGTTGTGGTAGAAAAAGATATTGCTGAAGGATTGGGTTATAGCTACGATTTTATTGCTTCATGGATAACACTAACGATTCATTCTCCGCTTGAAGCTGTGGGATTAACTGCTGCTTTTTCAACAGCGCTGGCAAAAAATAATATTAGTTGTAATGTATTTGCAGCTTATTATCACGACCATGTTTTTGTTGCTGCAAAAGATTCAGAAAAGGCAATTCGGGTTTTGGAACAATTGGCTGAAGGCTATAGATAG
- a CDS encoding DUF481 domain-containing protein, whose translation MQHIKISLLILFLFTVTSIVAQNDKIYTSNGDVLVGEIKSMQRGVLVYDTDYADKDFQIEWEGIEGISCSRSLIIYTEDGKKYNGGIQFIADEPKKLIIQTLDENITVNLDEIVEITSFKSKFIDRVIISIDAGLSLSKANNVRQTSAAGKISYRGIKWYFSARFNNVGTTQDDVDPIDRSEGGMNFTRDIFGNAMVLGGLEFLSNSEQMLDLRSTVKAGVGYYLIRSNKLYMQAGIGIAFSQEKYDGIEKTKQGSFEGLGGTEFNAYDIGDLSFQMKLTTYPSFSEWGRWRIDFDTSLKYDLPLDFYVKLSYVHNFDSEPLVEVSKNDYVFKTSLGWEWD comes from the coding sequence ATGCAGCACATAAAAATTTCCCTGTTAATTCTGTTTCTATTTACGGTTACAAGTATAGTTGCTCAAAACGATAAAATCTATACCTCAAACGGCGATGTATTGGTGGGAGAAATAAAATCGATGCAACGGGGTGTTTTGGTTTATGATACTGATTATGCCGATAAAGATTTTCAGATTGAGTGGGAGGGGATTGAAGGTATTTCATGCTCCCGGTCTCTGATTATTTATACCGAAGACGGTAAAAAGTACAACGGAGGAATACAATTTATAGCTGATGAACCCAAAAAACTGATCATACAAACACTTGATGAGAATATAACTGTAAATCTTGACGAGATTGTTGAAATCACTTCCTTTAAAAGCAAATTCATCGATCGGGTAATAATATCAATCGATGCCGGTTTGTCACTCTCAAAAGCCAACAACGTTAGGCAAACATCGGCAGCAGGAAAGATCAGCTACAGGGGAATTAAATGGTACTTTAGTGCAAGATTTAACAATGTTGGAACAACTCAGGACGATGTCGATCCTATTGATCGTTCGGAAGGAGGAATGAATTTTACCCGGGATATTTTTGGGAATGCGATGGTATTGGGTGGTTTAGAGTTTTTAAGCAACAGCGAGCAAATGCTCGATCTGCGTTCTACGGTTAAAGCAGGGGTTGGTTATTACCTTATACGAAGCAATAAATTGTATATGCAGGCAGGTATTGGTATCGCCTTTTCTCAGGAAAAATACGATGGAATAGAAAAGACAAAACAAGGAAGTTTTGAAGGCCTGGGAGGAACTGAATTTAATGCTTACGATATTGGCGATCTGTCATTTCAAATGAAATTAACAACCTATCCCAGTTTCTCGGAATGGGGACGGTGGCGTATCGACTTTGATACTTCATTGAAATATGACCTGCCGCTCGATTTTTACGTAAAACTTAGCTACGTGCATAACTTCGACAGCGAACCGTTGGTAGAGGTTTCGAAAAACGATTATGTATTTAAAACCAGCCTGGGTTGGGAATGGGATTAA
- a CDS encoding IS110 family transposase, translating into MYKINHFVGVDVSKDKFDVWDSIAGHRSFPNGRKGFRQFSKQLPANSFCVMEATASYYQQLALYLYEHDIALAVVNPISIKRFIQMKLQQNKTDKSDARMIALYGEEQPGLSPWIPAPDYITKCKQLQRVIVIYLKQNTSLKNHIQSLESRGVKSGVLIRSLKRQLKHVREEIAMLESEMLSLIHQYDADLFVNLSSIPGIGKKTAAFLIILTNGFRDFDNYRQVSSFCGLSPTEHSSGTSVKGRSRISKRGNPYIRNQLFMCSFTACQCNPQCRSLYQRLVNKGKSKKLALIAVCNKLIKQSFAIAQSGLPYDPAYRSSIVVQ; encoded by the coding sequence ATGTATAAAATTAATCATTTTGTTGGAGTTGACGTATCGAAAGACAAATTTGATGTTTGGGATAGTATTGCGGGACATCGTTCTTTTCCAAATGGGAGAAAGGGCTTTCGCCAGTTTTCCAAACAATTGCCAGCCAATAGTTTTTGTGTAATGGAAGCCACTGCGAGCTACTATCAGCAGCTTGCACTGTATTTGTATGAGCATGATATTGCGTTGGCAGTAGTTAATCCTATTTCCATCAAACGTTTCATCCAGATGAAGCTGCAGCAAAACAAGACCGATAAAAGTGATGCACGCATGATTGCTTTGTACGGAGAGGAACAGCCCGGGTTATCACCATGGATTCCGGCACCGGATTACATAACCAAATGCAAACAGCTTCAGCGGGTGATTGTTATTTATTTAAAACAGAATACCTCCTTGAAAAATCATATCCAAAGCTTGGAAAGCCGAGGTGTCAAAAGCGGCGTGCTGATACGTTCGCTCAAACGGCAACTTAAACATGTACGCGAGGAGATTGCGATGCTGGAGTCGGAAATGCTATCGCTGATCCATCAGTATGATGCAGATCTGTTTGTTAACTTATCCAGCATCCCTGGAATTGGAAAAAAGACTGCTGCCTTTCTTATCATTTTAACCAATGGCTTCCGCGATTTTGATAATTATCGCCAGGTGTCGTCATTTTGTGGTTTATCTCCCACAGAGCATTCATCGGGGACCAGCGTAAAAGGTCGTTCACGGATCAGCAAACGGGGCAACCCATATATTCGAAATCAATTGTTTATGTGCAGTTTTACAGCCTGCCAGTGTAATCCGCAGTGTCGGTCGCTTTATCAACGGTTGGTAAACAAAGGGAAATCGAAAAAATTAGCTCTGATTGCGGTCTGCAACAAACTAATAAAACAGTCATTTGCAATTGCCCAATCAGGATTACCGTATGATCCGGCGTATCGAAGTAGTATCGTTGTTCAATAA